DNA from Pseudomonas mendocina:
TCAACCTGGCCGAGGTGGCCCGCGAGGCGGTGCGCCTGTGCAACTGGGAGGCGGGTACGGCGCAGGTGGCGGTGAGCGACGGCTTGCCGGACAATCTGCCGTCAGTGTTCGCCGACCGCGTATTGCTCGAACAGGTGCTGCTCAACCTGCTGCGCAACGCCATCGAGGCCAACCGCGACCTGCACCCGGGCGTGCCCTCGCAGGTGCGCCTGGAGGCCGGTGAGCGCGACGGCAGCCTGGCGATCCGGGTGATCGATCAGGGGCCGGGCGTCAGCGAGGAACAACTGGGCAAGCTGTTCACGCCCTTTTACACCAGCAAGGCTGATGGCCTTGGGCTTGGCCTGTCCATGAGTCGCAGCATCGTCGAGGGCTTTGGTGGCGCGCTGGAAGCCTTCCCTGCCGAGGGTGGCGGACTGTGTCTGGAGTGCCGTTTGCCACTGGGTAGAGGGGAGGAAAGCGAGAGGTAATCCGAGGTAAGGCGTACTCAGGTGTAGGGCGTTCCGGTTCGCCCTACAGCTACCGACTACGCAAACGTAGTCATTGATAACAACAAGAGGAGCTGCACACAGATGCAACAACGGGTTTATGTGGTCGATGACGACCAGGGCATGCTCGACTCGACGCTCTGGCTGCTGGAGTCGGTGGGGCTGACTGGCGTGCCGTTCACCAGCGGTCGTGCCTTTCTCGAGGCGTGCGATCCGACTGCCAATGCCTGCGTGCTGCTCGATGTGCGTATGCCAGGCATGGGCGGGCTGAACGTGCAGGAAGAAATGCGCGCGCGTGGTATCGATCTGCCGGTGATCTTCGTCAGCGGTCATGCCGATGTACCCATCGTGGTACGCGCGTTCAAGGCCGGTGCGGTGGACTTCATCGAGAAGCCCTACAACGAGCAGTTGCTGCTCGACAGCGTGCAGCAGGCGCTGGATCGCCGCCCGGCACGTCCTCGGCATGATCCGCGCCTGGCCGAGGTGCAGGCACGGCTCGATCAGCTTACCCCGCGTGAGCGCGATGTACTGCTGCCGCTGGTGCGTGGTTACACCAACCGCGAGGTGGCCGAGCAACTCGATATCAGCGTGAAGACCGTCGACCTGTATCGCTCGCGGGTGATGAAGCGCATGCAGGCGGACACCCTACCGGAGCTGGTGGGTATGGCCATCGCCGCCGGGCTGGTGGATCCGCTGGCGATCCGTTCAGAGGTGTGAAGTAGGGTGCGCCGTGCGCACCTAGGCTTGCAGCGCAACCAAGTGCTTGAACCTCAGTCAGCCCAGCCGCGATAAACGTGGGTCATCGGTCGTGGTCCCTTGAGGTAGCCGGTTTCCAACTGGCGGACATGAAAGCCGCCGGCAGCGATCAGCGCCGGTATGTCGCGATCCAGGTGGCAGCCGCCGGCCAAGGGCTTCCATAGCGGTGTCAGGCGCTTTTGCCAACGCACCACCGGCAGATCCGGCGCCAGACCATGCTCGCAGAACAGCAGGCGCCCGCCGGGCTTGAGCACGCGGCGCATCTCGCGCAGGGCGGCGACCGCGTCGGGGATGGTGCACAGGGTGAAGGTGCAGACGATATCGTCGAAGCTGGCGTTCGCCGCCTGAATCTGTCCGAGCTCCAGGGCGATCATCTCCACCGGCACCTGGCAGCGCGCGGCGCGCTCACGGGCCAGGCGTTGCATGGCGGCGGACGGGTCGACCCCGACCACGACCTCTACCCGTTGCGGGTCGTAGAAGCCCAGGTTCAGGCCGCTACCAATGCCGATCTCCAGCACGCGACCTTGCGCCTGCGGTACGAGTTGTGAGCGCGCTTTCATCACCGCGCCCATGCCGCAGGCGACGTCGATCAGATGCGGCAGCACGTAGCGCTCGTAGAGGTTCATGGCACTTCGTCGTCGTCCTCGTCGTCCTCGTCGTCCTCGTCGTCGAGGTTGTCGCCGCGGAAGGCGGCAAAGCATTTCAGTACGTGCGGGCCGTTGGCATCGGCGAGCGTCCAGCTGTCGTTTGGCGCATCGTGCGCGGAGGCACGCACCGAGGCCAGGCTGAACTGCCAGCGCCGTGCGGTGCGCCCGTCCATGCACTCGATCCACAGTAGTGGCTGCGTGGCGTCGGCGTCTGGCTTTTGCAGCAGGGCGTCATCCAGCTCGAACTGCCAGGCATGCAGGCCATCGATTTCCAGCATATCGGCGCCCTGCAGCGCCTCGATCAGGGTGGTCATGAGGTCAGCGTCCCAGACGGCGAAGGTCGGAGGATTCGATCACGCGGATGCCGTCCTGCTCTTCCAGTGCCAGGCGCCAGAGCGCGCGCGCCAGGGCGCAGGCATCGATGCCCCGGTACTTGCCCGGCAGCCAGCGTAGCAGCGGTGCCGCGAGGCGTTCGCCGAGGCGGAAGTCATGTCGGGTGCCGAGCAGCAGGGAAGGACGGGCGATGGTCAGTTGCGGCCAGCCCATGGCTTTCAGCGCTTCTTCGGTTTCCCCCTTGACGCGGTTGTAGAACACCGAGGATTGCGGGTTGGCGCCGAGCGCGCTGATCACCACCAGGTGGCGTGCGCCCAGTTCACGGGCGCGGCGGGCGAAGGCCAGCACCAGGTCGTGATCGACGGCGCGGAAGGCTTCCTGTGAACCGGCCTGCTTGATGGTGGTGCCGAGGCAGCAGAAGGCGGTATCCACCTCGCCCGACAGTGTCGGCAACAGGGTGGCCAGGTCGCCCACCGGGTTTTCCAGATGTGGGTGAGCCGCCAGCGGACGACGTGTCGGTGCCAGCACGCGACTCACCGTCGGCTCGCTGAGCAGGCGGTCGAGCAGGTGTTCGCCGGTAAGACCGGTGGCGCCGGCGATGAGGATGTGCTGCGGGGTCAGGTGCATTCGATTGTCTCTTGTCCGTTACAACTGAGCTTAGCAGTCGCTATTCGTTTGCGGTGGGGCTGGCTGCGGCACTGAGTGCGCGTTCGGCCTGACTCTGGCGCAGGCTGCGCCAGTGCTGGAGCACCCCACGGGGGGCCCAGATCTGCGGCTCGGAGGGTTCGAAACCGTCGCTCTGCTCACGTTCTGCGACCCGTTCCTTGGCCAGTTCGAAGGCGCGCTCGAGGTTGTCGGTCTCGGCCAGTGCTTCGGCGAACAGGGCTCGGCCGAAATAGGTGAAGTCGTTTTCTTCGCTGCAGCCGAAGGATACCCGGTCAGCCCGCGCGGCAGTCATCACCAGGGTTTTCTCGTCTTTCAGTGGCGGGATGAAGCCGCCGGAATAGCAGGCCGAGATCACCACCACCTTGTTGCGATCCTTCAGTGGGGTGAGTAGCGCGGCCAGCTCGCTGGCGGGCAGATCGGCCAGTTGCAGGCGTGGCTGGTCGAGATTGAGTTCATGCTGGCGCGAACCATGGCTGGTCAGGTAGATGAATACCAGGTCTTCCTCGCCGGTGCGCTCGGCCAGCGCCTGGACGATACGGGTGAGATTCTCGCGGGTAGCCAGTGGGCGGTCGGCCATATGGTCGCGGTGGTTGACCAGGGTGACGCTGGCATAGGCGCCGAAGCGTTCGCGCATCAACTGGCTGACATAATCGGCTTCGCGCATGAACACGCTCTGCTTGCCGTCGCCGGCCAGGGTCAGGGCGTAGAGTTCGCGCGCCGGTGTTGACGTCGGGATTGCGGCGATGGTTTCGTCGAGCAGGTGCCCCTGTTGCAGCAGGCCCAGTTCCAGACTGTCGGCGACAGGTTGCCCCTGTTCGTCGCGGATCAGGCGACCGCGCTGCCAGGTGCCGCTTTGGCGCGTGCCGTCGGCCTGGGTCAGGGTGCCTTCGCCGCTGTATTCACCGGCGGCGAAGTGGCCCTGGTAGACATTGCCATCGGCCAGCGTCAGCAGCCCTTCGCCTTGATAGCGCCAGTCCTCGAACTGGCCGAGATAGCGGCTGCCGTCGCTGCTGTTGTAGGCGCCACTGCCTTGCATCACGCCATCGACGAATTCGCCGGCCCAGACATCGCCGTCGGCGCTCTGGTAACGACCCTTGCCGTGAAACTCGCTATTGCGGAAATCACCACTGTAGTTATCGCCATCGGCACCGGTGTAGTTGCCCTGGCCATTGAGCGTACCCTGGCTGAACAGCCCGCTGTACTGGTTGCCATAGGCATCGGTACGAACGCCCTGGCCTTCGGGCGCTCCTGCTACGAACTGACCCTGGAAGCTGCTGCCATCGGGCATTTCGAGTCTGCCCAGGCCATGAAAACGATCATTGAGAAACTCGCCCTGATAGCGCTGACCACCCTGTTCCAGAAGGCCTTCACCACTGAATCGGTTGCGTTCGAAGCCACCCTGATAGCGGCTGCCATCGCTGTAGGTCAGGGTGCCCTGGCCGTGGAACATGCCTTCGTGAAAGTCCCCCAGATAATGTTCGCCGCCCGGCCCTTGCCATTCGCCGGCGCCTTCGAGCATGCCATCCTTGAACGGGCCGACGAACCAGCTGCCATTGCGGTAATCCAGGCGACCCGGGCCTTGCAGCAAGCCATCGACCACTTCGCCGCGGTACTGGCCGCCGTCGGGCAGAATCGCGTCCGGCGGCAGCACCTTGCTCACGTCGTCACAGGCGACGAGCAGCAGGCTCAGGCAAAGAGGGGCGAGGCGCAGGGTAGGCGAAATCATCAGGACGTCCAGGTCTAAGCATCGGCACGCAGTATGCCGCAAGCGCGACTGGCGGCGCAGATGCGCCGCACAGTTGCAGGTATGAGGACGTTATCGCCGCTGGCGCGGCGCGTCGTCAACCGGTGGGGAGGATCAGACGAAGCAGAGTGTCAGCGGTTCGGCGATGTAGGCCGGTTTCTCCTGGCCTTCGATCTCCAGTACCGCGCGGGCCTTGAGCAACCACTGGCCAGGGTTCTTCTCGTTGGCGTCAGTCAGGGTCACCACCAGGCGCACCTTGGAGTTGACCTTGACCGGCTGGATGAAGCGCACGCTGTCCAGACCGTAGTTGACCGCCATTTTCAGGCCTTGCGGCATGATCATGATCTTTTCCATCAGCATCGGTACCAGCGACAGCGACAGGAAGCCATGGGCGATGGTGGTGCCGAAGGGGGTCAGTTTGGCCTTTTCCGGGTCGACGTGGATGAACTGGTGGTCGCCGGTGCATTCGGCAAACTGGTTGATGCGCTGTTGGTCGATGGTCAGCCACTCGGACTTGCCGAGTTCCTTGCCAACATAGTCCTTGAGTTCTGCTACGGGTACTGACGGCATAGTTCCTCCTTGAGGACGCGGGTGTTTTTGTTGTGTGCGTGGAACCGTTGCGGGCTAGATCATCATGGGCACGGCATGGGGTCAAGCCCGCCCCGTCGCACGAATGGCACGTCATAGAAAAGGCAATCAGGAGGCCAACAGTCCTATAATGGCCGACATGCCCTCAAGTATGCCCGCAATCCCCTTTATCAAAGGTGATGACGGCCATCACTCGTCTTCTGGAGACCTCAATCATGCTGCTTCGCGGCCTATCCTGGCTGGTGCTGTGTCAGTTGCTCGGTACCGTTCTCAATGCGTTGCTGCTGCCCATGCTGCCGGGGCCGATCATTGGCATGCTGCTGTTGTTCGTATTCCTGCTGGTGCGCGGTGAGGTGGGTGAGCCGCTCAGCGTGGCCTCCAGCAGCCTGCTCAAATACCTGCCGCTGATCCTCGTGCCGCCGGCCGTGGGAGTGATGGCTTACGCCAGTGATATCGCCGAGGATTTCTGGGCCGTGGTCGGCGCCCTGGTTTTGTCGTTGCTGATCTCGGTGGCGTTCGCCGGCTGGCTGATGCAGCGTCTGATCGACCGTCAGCAGCGTCGGGAGGAGGTATGAGTCTCGAGTGGCACAATGCCTGGCAGGCGCTGACCCATCACCCGTTGTTCGGCATCGGCATCACTCTTGGCGCCTATCAACTGGCCATGGCCGCCTATGAACGAACCCGTTGGGTGTTCCTTCAGCCGGTGCTGGTATCGATGCTCACGGTCATCGGCATCCTGCTGATCTGCGGCCTGAGTTTCACCGAGTACAAACGCAGCGTCGAGGCGTTGACCCTGCTGCTCGGCCCGGCCACCGTCGCCCTGGCGGTGCCGCTGTTTCTCAACCTGCGGCGCATCCGCCAGCTGTTCTGGCCGATCCTGATTACCCTGATCGTGGCCGGCACGCTGGCCACCGCGCTGGGCGCCGGTCTGGCCTGGCTGTTCGGCGCCGAGCAACTGATGCTCAGGAGCATGGCGCCGAAGTCGGTGACTTCGCCCATCGCCATGCTGGTGGCTGACCAGATCGGTGGTATCGCCGCGCTGGCCGCCGTGTTCGTGATGATCACTGGTGTCATCGGCGCCATCGTCGGCCCATCGGTGCTGCGCCTGTGTCGCGTCCATCACCCGGCTGCACAGGGCTTGGCGCTTGGCATTACCGCCCACGCGGTGGGTACTGCGCGGGCCTTGCAGGAGAGTGACGAATGCGGTGCCTTCGCTGCCCTGGCCATGAGTCTGATGGGGGTGATTACCGCAGTGCTGTTGCCGTTGGTGTTCGTCCTGCTGCTGTAAAGCCGCGAGTTCAACTGGCACACTGCGGCACGTTCTCCCGTTGAAGGCGTACGCCCCGATGAATCTGCCGCTGTTCCCGCTCAATACCGTGTTGTTTCCAGGCTGCATGCTCGACCTGCAGATTTTCGAGGCGCGTTATCTGGACATGATCAGCCGTTGCATGAAGCAGGGCAGCGGTTTTGGTGTGGTGTGCATCGTCGAGGGTGACGAGGTCGGTGAGGCTGCCAGCCGTTTTGCTGCTGTCGGCTGCGAGGCCTTGGTGCGTGATTTTCAGCAGCGTCCCAATGGCTTGCTGGGCATTCGTGTCGAGGGCGGCCGCCGCTTCAAGGTGGAGCGTGCCCAGGTCTTGCCGGATCAGTTGACCATCGCCGACGTGCAGTGGCTCGACGAGCAGGAGGAGCGTCCGCTGCTGGGCGAGCACGCCGACCTGGCGGCATTGCTAACCGCCCTTGCACAGCATCCGCTGGTCGAAGGTCTGGGCATGGCCGGTTTGCCCAGTGGCCAGTTGCAACTGGCCAACCAGCTCGCCTATCTATTGCCGCTGGAGCCGGGGCAGAAGCTGCAACTGTTGCAACTGGACGACCCTGAGCAGCGCTTGACTCAGTTGCAGTC
Protein-coding regions in this window:
- a CDS encoding C13 family peptidase, coding for MISPTLRLAPLCLSLLLVACDDVSKVLPPDAILPDGGQYRGEVVDGLLQGPGRLDYRNGSWFVGPFKDGMLEGAGEWQGPGGEHYLGDFHEGMFHGQGTLTYSDGSRYQGGFERNRFSGEGLLEQGGQRYQGEFLNDRFHGLGRLEMPDGSSFQGQFVAGAPEGQGVRTDAYGNQYSGLFSQGTLNGQGNYTGADGDNYSGDFRNSEFHGKGRYQSADGDVWAGEFVDGVMQGSGAYNSSDGSRYLGQFEDWRYQGEGLLTLADGNVYQGHFAAGEYSGEGTLTQADGTRQSGTWQRGRLIRDEQGQPVADSLELGLLQQGHLLDETIAAIPTSTPARELYALTLAGDGKQSVFMREADYVSQLMRERFGAYASVTLVNHRDHMADRPLATRENLTRIVQALAERTGEEDLVFIYLTSHGSRQHELNLDQPRLQLADLPASELAALLTPLKDRNKVVVISACYSGGFIPPLKDEKTLVMTAARADRVSFGCSEENDFTYFGRALFAEALAETDNLERAFELAKERVAEREQSDGFEPSEPQIWAPRGVLQHWRSLRQSQAERALSAAASPTANE
- a CDS encoding LON peptidase substrate-binding domain-containing protein, which translates into the protein MNLPLFPLNTVLFPGCMLDLQIFEARYLDMISRCMKQGSGFGVVCIVEGDEVGEAASRFAAVGCEALVRDFQQRPNGLLGIRVEGGRRFKVERAQVLPDQLTIADVQWLDEQEERPLLGEHADLAALLTALAQHPLVEGLGMAGLPSGQLQLANQLAYLLPLEPGQKLQLLQLDDPEQRLTQLQSMVEQLQGDAS
- a CDS encoding response regulator transcription factor; protein product: MQQRVYVVDDDQGMLDSTLWLLESVGLTGVPFTSGRAFLEACDPTANACVLLDVRMPGMGGLNVQEEMRARGIDLPVIFVSGHADVPIVVRAFKAGAVDFIEKPYNEQLLLDSVQQALDRRPARPRHDPRLAEVQARLDQLTPRERDVLLPLVRGYTNREVAEQLDISVKTVDLYRSRVMKRMQADTLPELVGMAIAAGLVDPLAIRSEV
- a CDS encoding MaoC family dehydratase, which encodes MPSVPVAELKDYVGKELGKSEWLTIDQQRINQFAECTGDHQFIHVDPEKAKLTPFGTTIAHGFLSLSLVPMLMEKIMIMPQGLKMAVNYGLDSVRFIQPVKVNSKVRLVVTLTDANEKNPGQWLLKARAVLEIEGQEKPAYIAEPLTLCFV
- a CDS encoding DUF5629 family protein gives rise to the protein MTTLIEALQGADMLEIDGLHAWQFELDDALLQKPDADATQPLLWIECMDGRTARRWQFSLASVRASAHDAPNDSWTLADANGPHVLKCFAAFRGDNLDDEDDEDDEDDDEVP
- a CDS encoding oxidoreductase, with amino-acid sequence MHLTPQHILIAGATGLTGEHLLDRLLSEPTVSRVLAPTRRPLAAHPHLENPVGDLATLLPTLSGEVDTAFCCLGTTIKQAGSQEAFRAVDHDLVLAFARRARELGARHLVVISALGANPQSSVFYNRVKGETEEALKAMGWPQLTIARPSLLLGTRHDFRLGERLAAPLLRWLPGKYRGIDACALARALWRLALEEQDGIRVIESSDLRRLGR
- a CDS encoding CidA/LrgA family protein translates to MLLRGLSWLVLCQLLGTVLNALLLPMLPGPIIGMLLLFVFLLVRGEVGEPLSVASSSLLKYLPLILVPPAVGVMAYASDIAEDFWAVVGALVLSLLISVAFAGWLMQRLIDRQQRREEV
- a CDS encoding class I SAM-dependent methyltransferase; amino-acid sequence: MNLYERYVLPHLIDVACGMGAVMKARSQLVPQAQGRVLEIGIGSGLNLGFYDPQRVEVVVGVDPSAAMQRLARERAARCQVPVEMIALELGQIQAANASFDDIVCTFTLCTIPDAVAALREMRRVLKPGGRLLFCEHGLAPDLPVVRWQKRLTPLWKPLAGGCHLDRDIPALIAAGGFHVRQLETGYLKGPRPMTHVYRGWAD
- a CDS encoding LrgB family protein — protein: MSLEWHNAWQALTHHPLFGIGITLGAYQLAMAAYERTRWVFLQPVLVSMLTVIGILLICGLSFTEYKRSVEALTLLLGPATVALAVPLFLNLRRIRQLFWPILITLIVAGTLATALGAGLAWLFGAEQLMLRSMAPKSVTSPIAMLVADQIGGIAALAAVFVMITGVIGAIVGPSVLRLCRVHHPAAQGLALGITAHAVGTARALQESDECGAFAALAMSLMGVITAVLLPLVFVLLL